The Macrotis lagotis isolate mMagLag1 chromosome 6, bilby.v1.9.chrom.fasta, whole genome shotgun sequence genome includes a window with the following:
- the MOGAT1 gene encoding 2-acylglycerol O-acyltransferase 1, with protein sequence MKIQFAPINIPLERRLQTAAVLQWVFSFILLGQLCCGIFVLLLYKNYWFIYIPYLTWLYFDWKTPDSGGRRFDWIRSWTVWKYFREYFPMHLIKTVDLDPSHNYIFGFHPHGVLVAGAFGNFCTNHSNFKELFPGFTAYLHTFPYWFRCPFFREYLMSSGAVSVSKQCVSHVLSKEEGGNISVIVLGGAEEALVAYPGSFTLLINQRKGFIKMALTHGAYLVPVFSFGENELFKQVNNPEGSWLRTIQEKLYQKMSFTLPLFYARGVFQYSFGLMPYRKPIFTVVGHPIPVQQNLHPTPEQIDELHQTYLEELRKLFEKHKRKYGISEQETLIFK encoded by the exons GACAACTGTGTTGTGGAATCTTTGTGTTGCTGCTTTATAAAAACTACTGGTTTATCTATATACCCTATTTAACTTGGCTTTACTTTGATTGGAAGACCCCAGACTCAGGAGGTAGGAGGTTTGACTGGATAAGAAGTTGGACTGTCTGGAAGTACTTTAGGGAATATTTTCCAATGCAT CTCATCAAAACAGTGGATTTGGATCCAAGTCACAACTATATATTTGGATTTCATCCCCATGGAGTGCTTGTTGCTGGGGCATTTGGAAACTTTTGTACAAACCATTCGAATTTCAAGGAACTGTTTCCAGGCTTTACCGCATATCTTCACACCTTTCCCTATTGGTTCCGTTGCCCTTTCTTCAGAGAGTACCTCATGAGCAGTG GAGCAGTCTCGGTTTCCAAACAATGTGTATCTCATGTGCTAAGCAAGGAGGAAGGTGGAAACATTTCAGTCATTGTGCTTGGGGGAGCAGAAGAGGCACTGGTTGCATACCCTGGAAGTTTTACTCTGCTTATCAACCAAAGAAAGGGGTTTATTAAAATGGCTTTGACACATGG GGCTTATTTGGttcctgtgttttcttttggtGAGAATGAATTATTTAAACAAGTCAACAACCCTGAAGGCTCCTGGCTCAGAACTATCCAAGAAAAACTCTACCAGAAAATGAGCTTTACTTTGCCATTATTTTATGCCAGAGGAGTTTTTCAGTACAGTTTTGGCCTGATGCCCTACAGAAAACCTATTTTTACTGTTG TGGGCCACCCTATCCCTGTTCAACAGAATCTACACCCCACACCAGAACAGATTGATGAATTGCATCAGACCTATCTGGAGGAACTAAGAAAATTATTTGAGAAGcacaaaagaaaatatggaatctCAGAACAGGAaactctcatttttaaataa